Proteins co-encoded in one Cytobacillus sp. NJ13 genomic window:
- a CDS encoding hydroxymethylglutaryl-CoA lyase, which yields MDRLLIPKKVIICEVAPRDGFQAEHTWIPTEKKLEIIKLLARTGVQSIELTSFVHPKAIPQLKDAEMVAALALQTEELEGIKFRALVPNVRGAQRAIDAGIKKLKLMLSATDSHSISNANSNVEEAQNALEPIINLAVKHNVDVGGSISVIFGCPYEGLVPLKKIIPIMDRYKSMGIKEISLADTTGMGNPYQVYNYLGVLQVQYPDITFSMHLHDTRGMAFANAVAALQQGIFNFDSSIAGLGGCPYAPGASGNIATEDLVHSFHEMGIETGIDLDNAIIAANKINEMLGKKEKSSYMLQAGPNSQLSTKPDKQHKLESVN from the coding sequence ATGGATCGACTATTAATTCCCAAGAAAGTAATCATTTGTGAAGTTGCTCCTCGTGATGGATTTCAAGCTGAACATACATGGATTCCTACAGAAAAAAAACTTGAAATCATAAAGCTGCTGGCAAGGACAGGAGTGCAGTCGATTGAATTAACTTCATTTGTTCATCCAAAAGCCATTCCACAATTAAAAGATGCAGAGATGGTCGCAGCACTTGCTTTGCAAACAGAAGAGTTAGAGGGAATAAAATTTCGAGCACTAGTACCTAATGTAAGAGGTGCGCAAAGAGCTATTGATGCTGGTATAAAAAAGCTTAAACTCATGCTTTCAGCTACAGACTCACATAGTATCTCGAACGCCAACTCAAATGTGGAAGAAGCCCAAAATGCATTAGAACCAATCATTAATTTGGCAGTAAAACACAATGTTGATGTTGGGGGCTCTATTTCTGTCATTTTTGGCTGTCCTTATGAAGGATTAGTGCCTCTAAAAAAAATTATTCCTATCATGGATCGATATAAGTCGATGGGCATAAAAGAAATTTCTTTAGCCGATACAACCGGTATGGGTAACCCTTATCAGGTATACAACTACTTAGGTGTACTTCAGGTACAATATCCTGATATAACTTTTTCGATGCATTTGCATGATACACGAGGAATGGCATTTGCAAATGCAGTTGCTGCTCTTCAACAGGGCATTTTTAATTTTGACAGTTCTATTGCAGGACTTGGAGGCTGTCCATACGCCCCGGGAGCCAGCGGGAACATTGCAACTGAAGATTTAGTTCATAGTTTCCACGAAATGGGGATTGAAACAGGTATAGATTTGGATAATGCAATCATAGCAGCGAATAAGATAAATGAGATGCTAGGGAAAAAGGAGAAAAGCAGCTATATGTTACAAGCAGGACCTAATTCACAACTAAGCACTAAACCTGATAAACAACATAAATTGGAGTCTGTGAATTAA
- a CDS encoding MFS transporter, translated as MKFLNYFEEHLITIITFLIMIGIMGTRPLISLLSNDLNATPIEIGIIIALFPLLPTFFAIKIGYYVDWVGYKKPIIFSTILCTCSLIIPMFFVSLTAVYISQLAAGIGQTIFVVSAQAMAGQLSTEESTREKYIMKFSIGVALGSFIGPLAGGIIGEKYGYPFAIGTLGSIGFMSVILSIFLRGKIESLENKFKKKNNILDSVKLLKNPNLRKAFLVSIFVLLGKDIYTAYFPLLALEFELTVSAIGVIISINAIAGILIRWSLPFLLRTSSRNTIAISSIILSGMCFLLLPFFNSISVLSLFSFILGIGLGLGQPLSISTTINYLPNEKVGEGLGLRLTANRLTQMSAPVIFGAIADFISMSAVFWIVGGILLLGGRKTSLVEGKKETF; from the coding sequence TTGAAATTTCTTAATTATTTCGAGGAGCATTTAATCACAATAATTACATTTTTGATCATGATTGGAATTATGGGGACACGCCCTTTAATTTCATTGCTTTCAAATGATTTAAATGCAACCCCGATAGAGATAGGGATCATCATTGCCCTTTTTCCATTGCTTCCGACTTTTTTTGCTATAAAAATTGGCTATTATGTTGATTGGGTAGGATATAAGAAGCCTATCATTTTCAGCACAATATTGTGCACGTGCTCTCTAATTATTCCGATGTTTTTTGTAAGTCTGACAGCTGTTTATATTTCTCAATTAGCCGCAGGCATTGGGCAAACAATTTTTGTGGTTTCTGCACAGGCCATGGCTGGACAATTAAGCACGGAGGAATCCACGAGAGAGAAGTATATTATGAAATTCAGCATTGGTGTTGCTTTGGGCAGTTTTATCGGTCCGTTAGCCGGAGGAATTATAGGTGAGAAATATGGGTACCCATTTGCTATAGGGACTTTAGGCAGCATAGGTTTTATGTCAGTTATTCTTTCAATTTTTTTAAGAGGAAAAATAGAATCTCTTGAAAACAAATTTAAGAAAAAGAACAACATACTTGATTCTGTGAAATTATTAAAGAATCCCAATCTAAGGAAGGCTTTTTTAGTGAGTATTTTTGTATTGCTTGGTAAAGATATTTACACTGCCTACTTTCCACTATTAGCCTTAGAATTTGAATTGACTGTTTCAGCCATAGGCGTAATCATATCGATTAATGCTATTGCAGGCATTTTGATCAGGTGGTCTTTACCTTTTCTTTTACGTACATCTTCCCGGAACACCATTGCCATTAGCTCAATTATTTTATCTGGTATGTGTTTCCTTCTCTTGCCATTTTTTAATAGCATATCAGTTTTATCTTTGTTTTCCTTCATTTTAGGTATAGGCTTAGGGCTTGGTCAGCCGCTTTCTATATCTACAACTATTAACTACTTGCCAAACGAAAAAGTGGGAGAAGGGCTTGGCCTTCGATTAACAGCAAATCGACTGACTCAGATGTCAGCACCGGTTATTTTCGGAGCTATTGCAGATTTTATTAGTATGTCTGCTGTATTTTGGATCGTTGGGGGCATTTTGTTGCTCGGAGGAAGAAAGACGAGTTTAGTAGAAGGAAAAAAGGAAACATTTTAA
- a CDS encoding PLP-dependent aminotransferase family protein, with amino-acid sequence MGTKYDEIIEEIQTRLDNERMKAGEKLPSIRRFAKEFNCGINTVMKAYSELEKAHLIYSVPKSGYFAVGSDRPKKPKPMIIDFISAGPDKSKMPYRDYQHCMNQAIELYKEEMFQYSHPLGLPSLRHQLSAQLQDLQVFAPPERIAVVSGSQQALDLLVSLPFPNRKKEICVEQPTHFSFIDSITSRGLKPIGIEVNQKGIDLNYLEKIFRERNIKFFYTVSRFQNPTGCSYSNQEKKHMVELAQKYDVYIVEDDYMGDLDTRKKADPMFAYDPSGRVIYTKSFSKVLLPGLRLGLAVLPEALMKRFTQAKFAADVHTPVLTQGALEIYLSSGMFKAHIDKLRQQYKKKGSILKKAYLEHLPPDSSFTGGDSGFYSTVVLPGRMKAKHLVKHLQKKNVLVQDAAPMYLPEYLKQNRIRLSVSQVEDRKIAVGVKKIGDGIRALAHSYI; translated from the coding sequence ATGGGCACTAAATATGATGAAATCATAGAGGAAATCCAAACCAGATTGGATAATGAACGCATGAAAGCCGGAGAAAAGCTCCCTTCCATCCGCAGATTTGCCAAAGAATTCAACTGCGGCATCAACACAGTGATGAAAGCTTACAGTGAATTGGAAAAGGCACACCTCATCTACTCTGTACCAAAAAGCGGCTATTTTGCGGTAGGCTCTGATAGGCCAAAAAAACCAAAACCTATGATCATTGACTTTATCTCAGCAGGACCGGATAAAAGCAAGATGCCATACCGTGATTACCAGCATTGTATGAATCAGGCAATTGAGCTTTATAAGGAGGAAATGTTTCAGTATTCCCATCCCCTCGGTTTGCCGAGTCTTCGGCATCAGCTTTCAGCTCAGCTTCAGGATCTGCAGGTTTTCGCCCCGCCTGAAAGAATTGCGGTTGTATCCGGCTCCCAGCAGGCTCTGGATCTCTTGGTCTCACTCCCTTTTCCCAATAGAAAAAAAGAGATCTGCGTGGAACAGCCAACCCACTTCAGTTTCATAGATTCCATCACTTCCCGCGGCTTGAAGCCTATTGGCATAGAGGTGAATCAGAAAGGAATTGACCTCAATTACTTAGAAAAGATATTCAGAGAGAGAAACATCAAGTTTTTCTACACCGTTTCCAGATTTCAAAACCCTACAGGCTGCAGCTACTCCAACCAGGAAAAAAAGCATATGGTCGAGCTTGCTCAGAAATATGATGTCTATATAGTGGAGGATGACTATATGGGAGATCTCGATACAAGGAAAAAGGCAGATCCCATGTTTGCCTATGATCCTTCCGGAAGAGTCATATACACAAAAAGCTTTTCGAAAGTTTTGCTGCCAGGGCTGCGATTAGGATTGGCAGTTCTTCCAGAAGCCTTAATGAAACGTTTTACACAAGCCAAATTTGCAGCGGACGTCCATACACCCGTCCTTACACAAGGGGCACTTGAGATTTACTTAAGCAGCGGTATGTTTAAAGCCCATATTGATAAACTCCGGCAGCAATACAAAAAGAAAGGTTCCATTCTCAAAAAGGCATACCTGGAGCATTTGCCTCCCGATTCTTCATTTACTGGCGGGGATTCGGGATTCTATTCGACAGTTGTCCTCCCGGGCAGAATGAAAGCGAAGCATCTTGTGAAGCATCTCCAAAAGAAAAATGTATTGGTTCAGGATGCTGCACCCATGTATCTTCCAGAATATCTAAAGCAAAATAGAATTCGATTGAGTGTCTCCCAGGTGGAGGACCGGAAAATTGCAGTTGGAGTGAAGAAGATCGGGGACGGGATTCGTGCGTTAGCCCATTCTTATATCTAA
- the blaOXA gene encoding class D beta-lactamase: protein MKWMRRAGIVVLSGLLLLTGTGAEALGGKENTKEMHLEEAFAGKEGTMVLKNLKNDKVYVYNKERSKERLTPESTFKVANALIGLETAAVRDEYEVKRWDGVEREFESWNRDHSLASAMRESAIWFYQDLARTIGEKKMNEYVSRIEYGNQDISGGIDAFWLDSSLRISAAEQADFVEKLVEEDLPFSQKNQKTVKRMMIQDEQDHFILHGKTGTRLSDMGLGWYVGFIETEKGTWVFSVNIDGTGTEAKNIAVEVLKEKKIIKK from the coding sequence ATGAAGTGGATGAGAAGAGCGGGTATTGTGGTCCTTTCCGGGTTATTGCTGCTGACTGGTACAGGTGCTGAGGCATTAGGCGGAAAAGAAAACACAAAAGAGATGCACCTTGAAGAAGCTTTTGCAGGAAAAGAGGGCACTATGGTTCTCAAAAATCTTAAGAATGACAAAGTTTATGTCTACAACAAGGAGAGGAGCAAAGAGAGGCTGACGCCTGAATCAACCTTTAAGGTCGCCAATGCCCTAATCGGACTGGAAACTGCCGCTGTTAGAGATGAATACGAAGTGAAAAGGTGGGATGGAGTTGAACGCGAATTTGAAAGCTGGAACCGGGACCATTCGCTTGCTTCTGCCATGAGGGAATCAGCTATATGGTTTTATCAGGACCTGGCGAGAACGATTGGTGAAAAGAAGATGAATGAGTACGTTTCAAGGATAGAGTATGGCAACCAGGATATATCCGGTGGGATTGATGCTTTTTGGCTGGACAGCAGCCTGAGAATATCCGCAGCAGAGCAAGCTGATTTTGTCGAAAAACTGGTTGAAGAAGACTTGCCTTTTTCACAAAAGAACCAAAAGACAGTCAAACGTATGATGATTCAGGATGAACAGGATCATTTCATCCTGCACGGCAAAACCGGGACAAGATTGTCTGACATGGGACTGGGCTGGTACGTTGGCTTTATTGAAACAGAGAAGGGCACATGGGTGTTTTCGGTGAATATTGATGGAACAGGTACCGAGGCTAAGAATATTGCTGTGGAAGTACTGAAGGAGAAAAAAATCATTAAAAAGTAA
- a CDS encoding SDR family oxidoreductase, translating into MKVLILGGTRFLGKALAEEGLKRGHDITLFNRGNNKEAFSEVEQLVGDRDGDVSQLKNRKWDAVMDTCGFAPNQINKIAAVLGDSIEHYTYISSISVYKDWIPLNLTEDYHLQSMPQDRLKDVEEGRISPYEYYGALKVLCEAEAEKHWPGRVLHIRAGQLVGPFDYTDRLPYWVQRVSEGGNIVVPGRPDRPIQLIDVKDIAAWGFNMAENSKAGTYNLTGPDYELTMEELLNTCKSVTNSNAKFVWTDEQFVLDHQIKPWTEMPLWIPEHFPLDGEDKPWHMCISVKKAIENGLSFRPLEDTIHDVYQWEKGRQDSGRKAGISREKEQELLDAWFQKDKKDTL; encoded by the coding sequence ATGAAGGTTTTAATATTGGGAGGTACTCGTTTTTTAGGAAAAGCGCTGGCAGAAGAAGGCTTGAAAAGAGGTCACGATATCACATTATTCAATCGCGGAAATAATAAGGAAGCGTTTTCCGAAGTGGAACAGCTCGTAGGTGATAGAGATGGTGATGTGTCCCAGCTCAAAAACCGAAAATGGGATGCCGTAATGGATACATGCGGATTCGCGCCGAACCAAATTAACAAAATCGCAGCAGTTCTTGGAGATAGCATCGAACATTATACGTATATTTCTAGCATCTCTGTATATAAAGACTGGATTCCGCTCAATCTCACGGAAGACTATCATTTACAGTCCATGCCGCAGGATCGATTGAAAGACGTTGAGGAAGGCAGAATTTCTCCTTACGAGTATTACGGCGCGTTGAAGGTCTTATGCGAAGCGGAAGCAGAAAAACATTGGCCGGGGCGAGTGCTGCATATCAGGGCAGGTCAGCTGGTTGGACCGTTTGACTATACAGATCGGCTCCCATACTGGGTTCAGCGTGTCTCGGAAGGCGGAAATATAGTGGTGCCGGGACGTCCGGATCGTCCAATTCAATTGATCGACGTGAAGGATATAGCAGCATGGGGCTTTAATATGGCGGAAAATAGCAAAGCTGGAACGTACAATCTTACAGGCCCCGATTATGAATTGACGATGGAGGAGCTTTTGAATACATGTAAGTCAGTTACAAACAGCAATGCTAAATTTGTCTGGACCGATGAACAATTTGTATTGGATCATCAAATAAAGCCATGGACTGAAATGCCGTTATGGATTCCTGAACATTTCCCGTTAGATGGAGAAGATAAACCGTGGCACATGTGCATCAGCGTAAAAAAGGCCATAGAAAACGGACTTTCATTCAGGCCGCTTGAAGATACAATTCATGATGTATATCAATGGGAGAAGGGGAGACAGGATTCCGGACGAAAAGCAGGGATATCTCGTGAAAAAGAGCAAGAGCTGCTGGACGCCTGGTTTCAAAAAGATAAAAAGGATACTTTGTGA
- a CDS encoding glycerol-3-phosphate responsive antiterminator has product MEKKVLVENNPIIAAVRDVSLIEKAVLSPVETIFLMTGDIFSIKHCVEESRKYHKSIYLHVDLIKGIANDREGIKYLSQKVKPDGIVSTKNQLIQAAKKEGLLAIQHLFMLDTQAYENGIRNVSNVQPDAIEIMPGLMPRVIREFYEKIDCPIITAGLIKHPNEIKEVLEAGAHGVAIGEPELWNTDYKSI; this is encoded by the coding sequence ATGGAGAAAAAAGTTTTAGTGGAAAATAATCCTATTATAGCTGCTGTACGTGATGTCTCATTAATTGAGAAGGCTGTTCTTTCACCTGTGGAGACGATCTTTCTGATGACAGGTGATATTTTTTCAATTAAGCATTGCGTTGAAGAAAGCAGGAAATATCATAAGTCGATTTATCTGCATGTTGATCTCATTAAAGGAATAGCGAATGATCGGGAAGGAATAAAATACTTGTCTCAAAAAGTAAAGCCAGATGGTATTGTTTCGACAAAAAATCAATTGATTCAGGCAGCTAAAAAAGAGGGATTATTAGCGATTCAGCATTTATTTATGCTAGATACACAAGCATATGAAAATGGAATTCGAAACGTATCTAATGTACAGCCTGATGCAATTGAGATTATGCCCGGATTAATGCCAAGAGTCATACGGGAGTTTTACGAAAAGATAGATTGTCCAATTATTACAGCTGGATTAATTAAACATCCGAATGAAATAAAAGAGGTGTTAGAGGCTGGAGCACACGGTGTAGCGATCGGTGAACCTGAATTATGGAATACAGACTATAAATCTATTTGA
- a CDS encoding metallophosphoesterase, with product MKATKFVFVLMMIFSLVVVPSFQGSNQAEASSSAFKIAVLPDTQNLASNHPEIFRAQTQWIADNSEEQNIKFVVHEGDITNNNNIPQWEVAYDAMRTLDGVVPYTVLPGNHDMGTGGSANTRDTTLFNTYFPVSDFSGTGTFGGVYPAEPDKYDNNYHTFNAGGADWLVLSLEFGPRDPVLDWANEVVSSHPNHRVIVVTHSYMFSDETRQNTGHSWNAHNYGVASEPGGVNDGEEMWQKFVKLHPNISMVLNGHVLNDGQGRRVSVGDYGNKVYQMLSNYQMQANGGNGFIRLLEIDPEAGTIKATSYSPYLDEYKTDWQNEFQFTNAELGTPDSDVKKTRYLFNDDFSEDKKRDDDGHMKDWTIVDEGTIDAPSKWSVVNGEVVQSSNIYGPNVSAVDNRKGTFAYYDKSGAFNWEDYTFSSILRATDNDGIGLMFRYQDPDNYYKLELDNQRKFSKLFKVVDGVETTLAHVAEPAYIPGTKFELEIKVVGNQIQAYRDGIDIFGGPIIDDSHSKGTVALYSWGNQSNYYDDVLVKDVTQSRELLKDDFSRGKNRDDAGPMEDWTVVDEGTIDAPSKWSVVRGEVVQSSNIYAPDVPAVDNRKGTFAYYDKHSAFNWKDYSFSTTLRSTDNDGIGLMFRYQDPDNYYKLELDKERQFSKLFKVVDGVETTLAHVDKPGYIQGANFELEIKVVGNQIQAYQDGIDIFGEPIIDDSHSKGTVALYAWENPNSYFDDVMVKNEKKNEK from the coding sequence ATGAAAGCAACTAAATTCGTTTTTGTTTTGATGATGATTTTCAGTTTAGTAGTGGTTCCTTCTTTCCAAGGATCCAACCAAGCAGAGGCAAGCTCATCTGCTTTTAAAATTGCTGTCCTTCCTGATACCCAAAACTTAGCAAGTAACCATCCGGAAATCTTTCGCGCCCAAACGCAGTGGATTGCCGACAACTCGGAGGAACAGAATATCAAGTTTGTCGTTCACGAGGGAGACATCACTAACAATAACAATATACCCCAGTGGGAGGTTGCTTATGATGCGATGCGAACTTTAGATGGGGTTGTTCCTTATACGGTTTTACCTGGAAACCATGATATGGGTACAGGCGGTTCGGCAAATACACGAGATACCACTTTATTTAATACCTATTTTCCGGTAAGTGATTTTTCCGGAACTGGGACTTTTGGGGGTGTTTATCCAGCTGAACCAGATAAGTATGATAACAATTATCATACCTTCAACGCTGGAGGAGCGGACTGGTTAGTACTTTCGCTGGAATTTGGACCAAGAGATCCTGTATTGGATTGGGCGAACGAGGTTGTTTCTTCTCATCCCAATCACCGTGTCATAGTAGTAACGCATAGCTATATGTTTTCTGATGAGACACGTCAAAATACAGGACATTCCTGGAATGCCCATAATTATGGTGTAGCTTCAGAGCCAGGTGGAGTTAATGACGGGGAAGAAATGTGGCAGAAATTCGTTAAGCTGCATCCAAATATCTCAATGGTACTTAATGGACACGTGTTGAATGATGGTCAAGGTCGTCGTGTATCTGTAGGAGATTATGGAAATAAAGTCTACCAAATGCTATCTAACTACCAGATGCAAGCAAATGGAGGAAATGGTTTTATTCGTCTTCTGGAAATCGATCCGGAAGCAGGGACGATAAAAGCAACCAGTTACTCCCCTTATCTAGATGAATACAAAACAGACTGGCAAAATGAATTCCAATTTACAAACGCTGAGCTTGGTACACCTGATTCAGATGTTAAAAAAACTAGGTATCTCTTCAATGATGATTTTAGCGAGGATAAGAAACGTGATGATGACGGGCATATGAAAGACTGGACGATCGTGGATGAGGGAACGATTGACGCACCATCCAAATGGTCAGTTGTGAATGGGGAAGTTGTACAATCTTCCAACATCTATGGTCCGAATGTTTCTGCTGTTGACAATCGTAAGGGGACCTTTGCATATTACGACAAGAGCGGTGCCTTCAATTGGGAGGATTACACCTTTTCCTCAATATTACGCGCCACCGATAATGACGGAATTGGTCTGATGTTCCGCTATCAGGATCCAGATAACTACTATAAACTAGAATTGGACAACCAGCGTAAATTCTCCAAGCTCTTCAAAGTCGTTGATGGAGTGGAAACAACCCTGGCTCATGTGGCTGAACCAGCGTATATCCCAGGCACCAAATTTGAACTAGAAATCAAAGTGGTTGGGAATCAGATCCAGGCATACCGAGATGGAATCGATATATTTGGAGGGCCTATTATCGATGATTCCCATTCAAAAGGTACGGTAGCTTTATATTCATGGGGAAATCAGAGTAACTACTATGATGATGTGCTGGTTAAAGATGTTACACAATCTAGGGAACTCTTGAAGGATGATTTTAGCAGGGGCAAGAACCGTGATGATGCCGGTCCTATGGAAGACTGGACAGTCGTGGATGAGGGAACGATTGACGCACCATCTAAATGGTCGGTTGTGAGAGGAGAAGTTGTACAATCTTCCAACATCTATGCTCCGGATGTTCCTGCTGTTGACAATCGTAAGGGTACCTTTGCTTATTACGACAAGCACAGTGCCTTCAATTGGAAGGATTACTCATTTTCCACTACATTACGCTCTACCGATAATGACGGAATTGGTCTGATGTTCCGCTATCAGGATCCAGATAATTACTATAAACTAGAATTGGACAAGGAGCGTCAATTCTCCAAGCTCTTCAAAGTCGTCGACGGAGTGGAAACAACACTGGCCCATGTGGATAAACCAGGATATATCCAAGGCGCCAATTTTGAACTAGAAATCAAGGTGGTTGGGAATCAGATCCAGGCATACCAGGACGGAATCGATATATTTGGAGAGCCTATTATAGATGATTCCCATTCAAAAGGTACGGTAGCTTTATATGCTTGGGAAAATCCGAATAGCTACTTCGATGATGTGATGGTTAAAAATGAAAAAAAGAATGAAAAGTAA
- the abc-f gene encoding ABC-F type ribosomal protection protein, with protein sequence MENVLFELETIEVSYLDRLVLNIPRLAVHQFDRIGIVGKNGAGKSTLLKLMAGQLKSEKGLVKRFADFAYFDQLSAPEASEIDYKLAGQLSIPQTEIENLSGGERTRRKLAQLFSSYYEGLLIDEPTTHLDKEGTQFFIEELTYYYGALVLVSHDRYVLDKLVTKIWEIEDGSVTEYTGNYSDYTEQKDLQRKQQLEQHEKYVKEKSRLLKAAEEKMKKADKITQANGHISKKETKAKANKMFMTKSKDTSQKAVQRAAKAIEQRVQMLENVDAPKEEMTVRFHQQPALEMHNKFPIMGDRVTLKGGERTLLKEAGFQFPLGDTIAITGKNGSGKTTLLNHILNRGEGITISPKAVIGAYEQMDYQFDKSKTVLEYMKEKSDYDDSKIRSVLHSMSFTGNDLKKDVRSLSGGEAIRLVLCQLFLGRYNVLILDEPTNFLDIFCIEALETFIKAYEGTILLVSHDKVFVERVADCVYAIEDHVLVLKKS encoded by the coding sequence ATGGAAAATGTACTTTTTGAATTAGAAACTATTGAAGTGTCCTATTTAGATAGATTAGTATTAAATATTCCCCGGTTGGCCGTGCATCAGTTTGACCGGATTGGCATTGTCGGAAAAAACGGGGCTGGTAAAAGCACCCTTCTGAAGCTGATGGCTGGACAGTTAAAGTCTGAAAAAGGACTGGTTAAAAGATTTGCTGATTTTGCCTATTTTGATCAGCTGTCAGCGCCAGAAGCGAGTGAAATAGATTATAAACTGGCTGGTCAATTATCGATTCCTCAAACCGAAATAGAAAATTTAAGCGGCGGGGAAAGAACCAGGAGGAAATTGGCGCAACTATTCTCAAGCTATTACGAAGGCTTATTAATTGATGAGCCAACCACCCACCTTGATAAAGAAGGCACACAATTCTTTATTGAAGAGCTGACCTATTATTATGGAGCCCTTGTGCTGGTAAGCCATGACCGGTATGTGCTTGACAAGCTCGTCACGAAAATTTGGGAAATTGAAGATGGATCTGTGACAGAATATACGGGTAACTATTCTGATTACACCGAACAAAAAGACCTGCAGAGAAAACAGCAGCTCGAGCAGCATGAAAAATATGTGAAAGAGAAGTCCCGCCTATTAAAAGCGGCTGAGGAAAAAATGAAAAAGGCTGATAAAATTACACAGGCCAATGGACATATCTCCAAAAAGGAAACAAAGGCCAAAGCCAATAAAATGTTTATGACAAAATCCAAGGATACAAGCCAAAAAGCTGTCCAGCGCGCTGCCAAAGCAATTGAACAGCGGGTACAGATGCTGGAGAATGTGGATGCGCCAAAGGAAGAAATGACAGTTCGTTTTCATCAGCAGCCGGCACTGGAAATGCACAATAAATTTCCGATTATGGGCGATCGGGTAACTTTAAAAGGCGGAGAAAGAACACTTCTGAAAGAAGCAGGCTTCCAATTCCCCCTTGGCGATACCATTGCCATTACAGGAAAAAACGGATCAGGAAAAACAACTCTGCTCAACCACATCCTGAATCGCGGCGAGGGCATAACCATCTCTCCGAAAGCGGTTATAGGCGCCTATGAACAGATGGATTATCAATTCGATAAAAGCAAAACCGTGCTGGAATATATGAAAGAAAAAAGCGATTATGATGATAGTAAAATTCGTTCTGTTCTTCACTCCATGAGTTTTACAGGAAATGACCTGAAAAAGGATGTGCGCAGTTTGAGCGGCGGTGAAGCTATCCGTCTAGTGCTGTGCCAGCTTTTCCTGGGCAGATATAATGTACTGATTTTAGATGAGCCGACAAATTTCCTGGATATTTTCTGTATTGAAGCTCTGGAGACATTTATTAAAGCATATGAAGGAACCATCCTGCTGGTATCCCATGATAAAGTATTTGTGGAACGAGTGGCTGATTGTGTGTATGCCATAGAAGATCATGTGCTGGTTCTAAAGAAGAGCTAA
- a CDS encoding methyltransferase domain-containing protein yields the protein MEIHAKYKNFRNALRCPLCQGSLQVVQSKSLICPSRHTFDISHHGYVNTLSHSPKSRYNKALFEARKKIIMESELFKLLHEKISAVIDTYSADSDTPALILDAGCGEGSHLEKILGKSRNETLTGIGLDLSKAGIAQAAKSYKHPIWLVGDLAKSPLADHSMNMILNIFSPSNYREFKRMLVPDGLIIKVVPRAAHLKELRDAIHGSKENSLYKNDETISLFKKHFTLTDKITVSDARELNKSERTHLVQMSPLAWDSSETALDAFITKSSKITIDADILIGLNQKEMRL from the coding sequence ATGGAGATTCATGCAAAATATAAAAATTTCAGAAATGCACTTAGATGCCCGCTCTGTCAAGGCTCACTTCAGGTTGTTCAATCGAAAAGCCTGATTTGCCCGAGCAGGCATACCTTTGATATTTCACACCATGGCTATGTGAACACGCTCAGCCATTCACCGAAGAGCCGGTACAATAAAGCCTTATTTGAAGCCAGGAAGAAAATCATTATGGAGAGTGAACTTTTTAAACTGCTTCATGAGAAAATATCAGCCGTAATTGACACCTATTCCGCCGATTCTGACACCCCTGCCTTAATCCTTGATGCAGGATGCGGTGAAGGATCACATCTGGAAAAGATATTGGGCAAATCCAGAAATGAAACATTGACAGGAATTGGCCTGGATTTATCCAAAGCCGGTATTGCTCAGGCTGCAAAAAGTTATAAACATCCGATTTGGCTTGTCGGGGATCTGGCAAAATCTCCTCTAGCTGATCACTCTATGAATATGATTTTAAATATCTTTTCTCCTTCTAATTACAGGGAGTTTAAAAGGATGTTAGTTCCAGATGGGCTCATCATTAAGGTGGTTCCGCGAGCTGCCCATTTGAAAGAGCTGCGGGATGCCATTCATGGAAGCAAAGAGAATAGTCTTTACAAGAATGATGAAACCATTTCACTTTTTAAAAAGCATTTTACACTCACTGACAAAATCACTGTGTCGGATGCAAGAGAGCTGAATAAAAGTGAACGGACACATTTAGTGCAGATGTCTCCACTTGCCTGGGATTCAAGTGAGACAGCTTTGGATGCATTTATCACCAAGAGCAGCAAAATAACCATCGACGCAGATATTTTAATCGGATTAAACCAAAAAGAAATGAGGTTATAA